In one Serinus canaria isolate serCan28SL12 chromosome 2, serCan2020, whole genome shotgun sequence genomic region, the following are encoded:
- the BLOC1S5 gene encoding biogenesis of lysosome-related organelles complex 1 subunit 5, whose product MPSSPFSGPEPVSSPTGPPQARRLGSARGSLGRFRPARSDELTARQRARRKRSGGEAVPGPGPGPGRPGLRFAGRGQPSAMSGAGPASPGRGGATAPPPADRRRDSPAAGSPIQPIIKDVGEIYSRLLDHRPVIQGEIRYFVKEFEEKRGLRELRVLENLKNTIFEANERVLPKCEQAMQDNLSETFKRLQAANAMIHRFQERECEARKLQADKVMAREEKCIAHWEEFMKEQQKKRAEVDEEHRKAMERLKEQYSEMEKELAKYASF is encoded by the exons ATGccctccagccccttctccGGACCCGAGCCCGTCTCTTCCCCCACAGGGCCGCCCCAGGCCCGCAGGTTGGGGAGCGCTCGGGGCTCCTTGGGGCGGTTCCGGCCGGCGCGCAGCGATGAGCTCACGGCGCGGCAGCGGGCCCGGCGGAAGCGCAGCGGCGGGGAGGCcgtgccagggccagggccagggccgGGCCGGCCCGGGCTGCGCTTTGCGGGCCGGGGGCAGCCGAGCGCCATGAGCGGGGCCGGCCCCGCGTCCCCCGGCCGCGGCGGCGCGAcagccccgccgcccgccgacAGAAGACGGGACTCTCCCGCCGCCGGGTCCCCGATCCAGCCCATCATAAAGG ATGTTGGGGAAATCTATTCAAGACTGCTGGATCACCGACCAGTAATTCAGGGAGAAATACGTTACTTTGTTAAAGAATTTGAG GAAAAACGTGGCCTCCGAGAGCTGCGAGTACTTGAAAATCTCAAAAATACGATCTTTGAAGCAAATGAACGTGTTCTTCCAAAGTGTGAGCAGGCAATGCAAGACAATTTGAGTGAAACCTTCAAGAGAT TGCAAGCTGCCAACGCTATGATCCATAGATTCCAAGAGAGAGAGTGTGAAGCGAGAAAG CTTCAGGCAGACAAGGTGATGGCCCGTGAGGAGAAGTGCATTGCCCACTGGGAGGAGTTcatgaaagagcagcagaagaaacgTGCAGAGGTGGACGAAGAGCACAGGAAAGCTATGGAGCGCCTCAAAGAGCAGTATTCTGAGATGGAGAAGGAACTGGCCAAATACGCTTCTTTTTAA